From the genome of Brassica oleracea var. oleracea cultivar TO1000 chromosome C4, BOL, whole genome shotgun sequence:
TTCTGGTAGAAGGCAGCCGGAGCAGCAACCTGAGCCGGTGCGGAGCTGACATCTTCTTCCGTGGGAGCATGGATGATGACAACATCAGGCAATGGGGTCTTTGGTCCCAATACACCCTTAGGGTCCCAGTCAAGCATGGCCTTCACCTTGATTCCAAGCACACCCTGCACATTTGGGTTTTAACCAGACGGTTGTGAGGGGTGCTTCTGGTAGAAGGCAGCCGGAGCAGCAACCTGAGCCGGTGCGGAGCTGACATCTTCTTCCTTGGGAGCATGGATGATGACAACATCAGGCAATGGTGTCTTTGGTCCCAATACACCCTTAGGGTCCCAGTCAAGCATGGCCTTCACCTTGATTCCAAGCACACTCTGCACATTTGGGTTTTAACCAGACTCAGGTTACACATTTCTGGATCATATAGTCAGTCAATAAGAAGAAAATTAAATGAGGAACTCAGGAAGAATAAAATCAAACATGTCTGAGCAAAACATGTCTCACTGCAGAGTCGGTGTACTCCTTGGTGGGTTGACCAGAGGAAACCATGTAACCGTCCTTGAATTTCATGGACTTGGCACGTGCTGCACGAAGCTTTCCATTCACAATGACCTGACAGTAAGCATTTCAAATCAACACTGTCAGAGATTGTTATGTGGAGAGAAAATGAAAACGATTAGAGAGTACTGGGATTTGTCATCACCTCACATCCCTTAGCGCCACTCTCCATGAAGAATCTCAAGACACCATAGCAAGCCCTATACACCACAACATCATTCCAATATCAGCAAGACACATCACAACTACACAACATCATAGAGAAACTGCCACTGTCCCTATGAAGGAAATGGCTTGATGACTAAAGAAAATAGCGGATAGACCTTTGAGGTTGAAGATTATACCTCCGAAACCACCAGGATGCAATCTCGTTTCGGTTCAGTAGAGTGTGTTAGTGTATACTGTCGTCTTGTTACTTGGTGGTAGATAACAAGTTAACACAGTTGAGAAAATTGCACAGAGGAAAGTTAAATCTATGTTAGAAGGATCCTAAAGAATATCGTGTAACACCCGACCACCCACGCCCACTCACTCGGCCTGTGGACCCCATCCCTCTGACGAGCAGTGCATTAATTTTTTCAAGGCCCGAAAGTCTTGTTTACTGACCCTGCAATCACTACATGACCTTTTCCCGTGCTTTGGCCTCACTCACACGGTATCGCGAATCACTTCTCGATAGGCCACCATCCTTTCATTACAACAGCCCAAAACACACTTAAGCATGAAGTACTAAACGGATGTGTGACGAAAAAGGTAAGTCAACATTGATAACATAAGTAACCAAATCAATTCTTTTAATCCTTTCTACATATACCAAAAATCTGGATGTTACATATCCATCAAAGAGTAGCCAAGACCGGCGAGACCAAGTTTGGTTCCTGTGTTAGCATTGTCACTTTGCAGAACCATCTCGTTACTTTTGTTAGTTCTTGTCTTTGAAATCTGATGTACCTACTCTGTTTATATTTGGTTATGTAAAGTCTTTTACATAATAAAGTCTTTTACGTAAATTTGTAGCAATACTTAGAGCGTTTATGTTAATGAGTCTTTCTCTTTTGTTCTATTTTCATTGTCTTCCTATTAAGCAAGATAACAAAAAGTCTTAGATAAAAGAGTAATATAAGTTTTTATTATTGTTTTAAGTGATTGTGAAGACAAATAAGAAAATCTCTACGTTTACTCTTTGATCTATGTTTTTTCCTTACTCACAAGTAGTAGTTATATGGCGTAGAAGGAAATAGAAAAAAAAAACTTACCATTTACCATTATTACAAACTATCCAGTTTAAAAAACGTACTCTTAGTAATTAAAAAGAAGATATATTTTCTTAAAAAAATATTAATAGTCAAACAAAACAAAAGGAGAGAAATATGTTAAACTATTTTGTATTACGTAGACTATGGAAGTCTCTAAACACAGATACAATAGGCATAAATTTTATTTATTGGACTCAAATAAGATTCTGTATTGTAATCAAAATCGGAAGCAGATAAATTAGGTATTAAACAAAACGTTTATTCAGTGCTATTTGCACGCCTCGAGTTAACTTATGCCTTGCACCCAGCATTACATTCTGCTAAGCTCTTGAAACTAAGTGACTTGCGTGGGGAGGCAATGTGACAGGTAGCACAACTTCGATTTTTGTCATTAGTGTCGCAATTGACTGGTACGCAAAATCCCGCATTACCACCTTGGCCATCGACAACTATATAAAAAAAAAGCAACAGCAATATCACTTGGATATCATGATGTGATTGCAATGATAATATAGATATATGATGAGAAAAGGGAAAATAGTATAAACACATACATTCATGAAGAGGAAATAATGCAATCAGGATGGCGCAAAAGATAGCAAACTGTGATGAAGACATATCGTTCTTCGTGATATTATTACGATAAAGAGACGTTTATTAGAATTTTTATTTTTTTGGTTTACTAGTTTGATGGTTGTAATTTCTATTTAAGATCATGATTAATTTATAGATAGAACAATGTAATTAGTAATGCATGTCTTGTACTGTAATCCTTAAAAATTGATTAGATTTGTTTGACTTGTTTTTTTTCTAATTAGTGTGTGGTTATCATATTTGTGTTCAACTCTTTTTTCCTTATTAAGTTGGTTATAGAAATTTTCAAACTATTGTGTGGTAATCATATTGAAAAATATATCTATACTATTAAAATAGAATCTCTAATATGATTTTGCCCTCATGATTTTTTGAGTTATTTACATTCTTACGCCATTCCCTTTTTTAAAAAAAACTCTAAATTAACTTTGCCATATATGGCTCAACCAATGAGATGCTCCCATCTTAAATCCATGCATAAATTCCACATTTTTGTAAAGGCCCATTGTTGGTTTTGTTACGAGGTATCATATAATTGTGTAGGAAATGCAACAAAATCGTTTGGTTAAAAGAAGTTCTTATTGGAAGTTAGTTAAAAAAAATTTAGGTGTGAGTATTTACTTTTTTTGTCAAAAATAGGTATTTATTTTTTTGTATTTAGAGTGGCGGTTGTATTTATATATTTTTAAATTGTATTGATTTTGTTTATAATATATAAATACATGTAGCTATATAATGACATCTAATTATATTATTGTATATATAATTTTGTATTTAATTACATTTTATGGTGCTTTATTTTTTGTTTTCAAGGTATGTTTTATTTCTAAATGATTTTAAAAATATATCATGTACCATTATATCATTCTTATTTTGATCAAAAACAACAAACAATATGACAATAAATGTTTTTAATGATATCATTCTTATTGGTAAATTAAAAAAATCTGATAATAGTATTTGTTGTTCGAAATATCTATTTTAAATTTACAAAGTGTCCTTACTTTTATGTCACAATAGTGGAACCAAATAAAAATAAAACTACTGTCAATATACACTAAATCCATCATAATTTCTTCATGCAAATATCTTATTAAATAAAGTTGACATATCTGCTTTCTCAGGCGTCCACGTCACTCTGGAAAGGGGGGGCTTTCTCGCCACGTGTCGCCTCACCAAACAAACGATTTCTGTGTAATCCGGTCTTATTCCAACTGGGCTTTTATTAAATTTTATTATTAAGCTCAATATTATGTCAAGCCCACGTATCATTAGCTATCTTCTTCTCTCAAGCTTGCGACTTCCCCGATGCAATTTCCAGAAAATTCAATCGATGTTCCTATCTCGTATCGTCTCAGCCTTCCATTAATCCGTTCTTAACTCAGAGTTCTTGCGCGTTTGATCCACTCCTCTCAGTGGAAGCATTCAATCGATCTCTTCGCATCCACCGTAACCGGCTGGTGGTCACGCTTCTCCTTCGCTTCCCACCACTAGAGTTTTTGTTCTAGGGACGATGGCGACCAGCTGTCAGCCGGCCGGGTTCTTCACAGCTGGTGGTCACGCTTCTCCTTCGTTTCACGGAGGCACCTAATCTATATCAAGAAGAAGGGAGCTAATGTGTTGACATCCTCCTCAATGATGAAAAGTTTGTCCTCCTCATCTTCCCTCGCCTTCCTTTTCCAATATAAACTGCCATCGCTGATTATCTTAACCATACTATATTTAATTAGATTGAGTGGTTTTTATATTTCTTTGTTAATTACAGGTTTGAAAATTTCAAAGAGGTATTCCAAATTTCACAGAGATTCAGTCCCATGTATTCCGTTTGATTTTGGGTCTATGAATTTTTCAAAGTTTTGTTTTTGTTAGGGAAGTTTTATTTTTGTTAGGGAAAAGGGATGAAGTCAGATCGTGCTGCCAAATTGATGATAGAGGCGCTGCTTATGCTGTTCCTGGCTCTCGCAAGACGGTGACTTGAGGTTCGGCTCCTTTGAAATCTGTGTGTTCTTTGGTCGTTTAAATTTTTAGTGCATTAAGGTGTTAGTTTCTGCTTTTTGAGTTAGTTTTAAACAAAGTGTTGAGTATGGTACAACAATCAAGCAGAAAAATTCGTCGTTTTTAAGTAAAACGAAAGTTAGATTCTTTGATGTGTGAATCTGTGGCTATGATGTATTAAAACATATTGGTTTGCAGGGAGATAATGTTACAATGAAATTAAGATCGTATGGATAGTTGGAACCTCATTTGCAGCTGAAGAATAAGCATGTCGGTTCAAGTTTCTTACACACAGCTCCTCATAGATGGGAACTTCGTCGACTCTGCTTCTGGTGAGTAATGTTTTCATTCATAAACATCGGAATAACAAAGGAAAATTTTGACTTTTGAGATTCAAGTTCCATGAGCACTAATGTTTGGTTTTGGATTGGGAGTTTAAGTAAGACGTTCCCGACTCTTGATCGACGCACATGGAAAGTCATTGTGAACGTAGCTGAAGGCGACACTGAAGATATCAACCAGGCGGTGAAAGCTGCAAGGAAGGCCATTGATGCGGACCTTGGCCAAAGATGACCGTTGGAATTCATGGACCATAGTCACCTACAATGTGGTCACTGAAGCGTTCGGGAGAGAAGGAGCTTGAAAAAATGGAATATTTATTAAGTCTAATGCAATCAGAGAGAATAAAACAGAGATGCGTTCACCACTGTCATTTTATAAGGATTTATTACATATAACTGATTTTGAAGGGTACTTCTCAAAACTTTATGCTAATCTCAGATTAGTCTATAAATGATTTATAAACTGTACAAATGATTTATTAACTTTTATAAAATATTTATAGATCTTTATAAATTGTTATGGACTCTTATAAAAACTTTATAGCTTCAAATAATGCATCGATAAGGTAGCCTTTATGTTCTTAACAACAAAAAATACATTATTTGTCTTCTACCGTGATGCAATCATATCTCACTTTTTTTAAAAGAGCAACCGCCTCGACACAAATAGCAACTACAATAGTAAATTTTCAAATTAATCAAAATGGCTACTTATAAATGTCCATAAATAAATTACAACAATAGCGGTTCGAAGTCAGCAGTGGAAACTATCTATGCTCTCTTATTTGCGATCATATTTTCTATTTCTGCTGCATTGATCAATGGCTTCGTACCGATAAAAGTTGTTCCATATATAAAAAAAGTCATCTATATTTCAGAATTATGACAATTTATAAAGGAGTTTCTTATGGTCCAATTTTTAGTTTTATTTACATACTGTTTTTTTAATTTTCGTTTTAATTTTCAAAAAAAATATTTTTCTCATTTCCTAATATGTTCCATTGTCAGAATAGGTTTCTTACCAAAATCAAATAAGAAGAATATATAAAAAAAAATTCATTATATACGTTTAAATAAAACATCAAATTTACTTTATGTTTAAGTTTTAATTAAATTAACTATGTAACGACTATCAATTTTTTACTCTACTTTTATTGAATCGATTAGTCACAACCACTTATGCTATTATATTTTGAAATAAGCAATTTTAAAACAAATTAATACATTACGGTCGTTAACCACTGGACCAGAAAATATATAATTTTCTTTCAACAAATTTCTGTTTTCATATTTTTGAACATATTTTATTTACTAAGACCATAAAATGAATTGTAAATTCATGTAAAAATAAAACACACGAACCTCGGCGCATAGCGCCAGAATACCACTAGTAAATAATAAAAATGATTCTCAAATAATAAAAAGCAAGATCAAGATCTAGTCTATACAATTAAAGCAGAATCTTTTATAAGATTCTACCCTTATTTTTAGAGTTATTTACCTTACCATGCCATTACCTTTTTGAATCTTTTAATTATTTTCGCCAACTATATATTCTCGGCCAATCAGAAACGAGGCGTTTTGAAGTGTCGACCAAACTCAAGGCCCATCGATATTTCTGGGTTTTTTTTAGCTAGATAATTATGAAAAGTATAAAACAGAGCTATATGTTTTACCGTTGCTACTAAAACGAGTTGTGTTCCTGGGTCATATTAAACAAATATAAACATGAATTGTACGACCAACTTTACAATAATTTGGTTATCTGATCAGTTTGTATATAGTGTTACAAAAAAAAAAAAAAGATCAGTTTGTATATCAGTTATCAAAGCCCAATTTATTCGTTTAGTTTTAAAACATAAAAATGGGGATTTTTTTGTTTTAATTTAGAATTGTCTTTTCTTTTTGAAAAAAATTTAAAATGGTCTTCAGAATGGTTTATGTATTTAGAATGGTCTTGAGTTTAGATTAATTTTAATTTAGAGAAGTTTTTTAAAATGAAAAAAATTGTTTTAAACTAAATGATTCATCTTTTATTTAACAAAATTACATGTAATAAATTATAATTTTTTGTATAGCTATAAACAATTCTTTAAAACTGCATTACAATTTTCTTACCAACATGAGAATTAAAGTATCTGAATTATGACTTCTATTTAGATTTTACTATAAAAAAAGTAAATATGGTCATGATATTAAATTCTTCTTACTATTTTTTTTTGGGCTTACAAAATTGGCATCTATAAATTACAAACATAATTTCCATACCATATAAATTTACATATTTTAGATATATTTATGTCAATATATTAAATTACCAGTTATAGACGTAAAATCAAACATTGAAAAATATAAATTATACCGCATATTTAATCGAATGAAGAATGTGCTAAATTTAATGTTTTAACAGAAACTGTATTCCGCGCTTTAAAGCGCGGGTCAAAATATAGTTCATACTTAATAGCGAAAAACGGATGTCAAAAAAATAACGATCTTTTTTCGGATAAAGCGTTTAAAATGCAAACATCTTACAAAACTAATAAACGTATATGATATAGTATATTATACAGTACATAATACAGTTTTTGAAACATAATATTATAGTATATTTAATCATAATAATATTTATTCTATTAATTTAGAGTTGTAGTTTAGAAATAACATTTTTTCAATATTATTTACAAAATACCTTTGAAACTAAAATAATGACTAGAGATTTTAGTAAGAATCTATTTTATTAAACTAAAGTCTTATTTTCATCTATTTTTTTCTGTTTCAAATGATCCTACTAAAATTTACATATATTATCGAAATACCCGAACTGAACCGAACCGATACCCGAAATGCCCAGGCCTATATTATATATCATAATCAATCTAACTAATACTAAAAATGATATATGAGGAGTAGGGAGGCTGTCCACATCATCTAAAAAAATCAACCAATCAGATGTTTCTAAATTGTCATGTCATTCTTTTGTTAATCGAGATAGATTGGCCCATTTTTAACGAGTCTGAGCCTCTTCTAAATACACTGCTTCTGAGTTGTCTCCGTCTCTTCGCCTTCAAGATCATCGCTCCGACTTCTGCAATCCAACGTTACCCAATCTCACTCATTCAGTTTTGTTCTTTACACCTATCTTAATAAGAGATGTTATCCTTTGACCTCCCTTTTTTCTCTTATATAAACCTTACATCAAAGCTTTCGATATAAACCCTAGAGCTTTCATCGAACAACTATATACGATCTCCATACAAAAAATTGCATTAGAAAGTCGAAGGCCTTAGATATTCAATGAAACTCTGATGCTGTGTTATTATTTTCTATCAAAGCGAACCAAGTAAGATCTCCAAACACAATTATATGTGGTTCATTATCCTCCTACTCCCTTTCGATCTCTCTGTTATATTTTTTAAGACATTTTTATCTATGATTTCAGTTTCCAGACTTATATGTGGTTCATTATCCTGCTGTTCTGTTAGTAACCACAGTGAACACTAAACATATTGGAGGTAAGAAGTTTCCATGTTTTGATCAGTAATATCTTGATTGTCAACATCTTACAAAGCAAGAAAAAATCGATTCCGAAACTTCTGCAGCGGAGCTACACAAACGGAGCTAGAGATCAAAGCAAGTTAGAAAGCTATTCTTAGGATCTAAGATCATTCAAATGGGAGGCTTAGAGAAGAACTACAAGCGGCTCTTTAGAGTCTACGATGTTACTTATCCACAATCGCAGCGTTACTCTTCATCTCATCAAAGAAGATTGCTTTCTGCAGCGACAGATCTATCCAACTGGCTTCTCCTCAGGGAGATCATGAGGGTTCACTACAAAGTGTCAATCCCTCTGTACAAGATCAAAAGAGTGAACATAGTGTAGAGTCTAAACACTAAGAAACGTACTTATGACTGGATACTGTGTGTTGTGTGTTTATAGATAGAGATGATGTCACAGGCAAGAAATTTCAGTCACAAGATACACACACAACTTTCGTTTGTTTTCTCAATATTCTTCAATCTAACTAATTCCTCAGTATTCTGCTGTTCTTATAGGTGGTCGATGAGATTACAAGTTCACAGGTTGGCTTTTCTTAAGTAGTCAAGTTAAAATTTGTCAAGAAAATATTACAAATGGTTTAAAACTAACTTTACCTGCTTCTTTCTCAACAGGTATGTATCTTCATCTCTAAAACGCAGGATGGCTACAAAAAAAATGACGTTCCCACTACAGTCAATAAAAAGAGGCACGTGTATGTAAATAGACATGACGGTTCAAATTACTTACTTTGATCCATTAAGTTTATGAGGAATAGATAATTCATTCTTTTCGGTGTTCAAATATTATTGCAGCTTGGAATTTACTGAAGTGGATGATCTGGAGAAGAGATTGACTACAGCACTCTCCTTCTAAACTTGACCTTTTTGTGGTGGGTAAATTTGCTTTTATTCTGATTAATTGTATCTCGGCCAGAAAAAATATGATTATGTTTAACAGGATTTGCTTGGTGTTTACCACATTATAACTTCATTGTAACATCAGCTCATTCGTTCTAATCTAACCAATACAAAAATTGTGTGCTATGGCCAATGTTTTGGTCCTCCTCTCTAATTTGAAGTTGAGTTTGAGCGCTAGAGATATGGATATGGAGATGGAGCTAAGGCTTCGTCGTGGTGCTTATGATTCTTCTTCTGTGATATAACTTCAGTCTCCAATTAGTAACCATTACTCTTCTTCCCCTGTGAGGCAACCGCCTCCACACGGGTTCGAATCTGCAGCGGCTATGGCAGCTGCGGTGAACGTGAGATCCTCGGCGTTTGCCAGACGCATTTTGAGTTTTAAACCAGCTCCGGTGGCTTATTTGAATGTCTCGGAGTGGGGATCGCCTAACAGGAAGCTCGAGTGGGGAATGTAAAGAAAGGAGCAGATCGGGTATTTGTCTTGGTCACAACCAAAATTCTGTCTTTTACTCTGGGTGTAGAACATTAGTAAGAAACCATGGAATCAACTTGCAGGGTGAAAAATTGATTCAAAGTCACTGTGAAGTTCATGGATTGTTGTTATCAGGCCAGAAGCTTTATAATCAAGTACGGAGCCGTGGATAAAGGTAACTCGGTTTGTAAGTTCTCTCTATATTTTAATAATTATTTCACCTATATATATTCAGAAATACTCCGGTTTCTTTCAGGAACCGAACTTCTTAGGTGAATTCTCAAGTGTTAAGGACGATAACAACTCCGATGTGATATACTATATGTCCAGAAGAAGCATTGAACAACAAAAGCAAACGATGCAGCAGCAGCATCAACTGTCTCCGTCAGGATTTGGAGCAACACCTAGCCTCGCATGCGTGATGCAGTTTGCGGACTTTGGTCCGAAAGTGGCGTTGAACCAGACCAGTAACCAAGATGATCAAGAAACCTGGATGGACCCAGTTTATTTCTTGAAGTTACCAGTCTTAAATGATAAGATAGAGGATCATAACCAAACCCATAATCTCATGTCTCAAGCAGGAGGTGAATGTGAAGGAAACATAGTCAACGTGTTTCTTGAAGAAAAGGAGAATCAAGACGATGAAAACGGCAACAACTCCGTGCAACTCCATTTTACTGGAGGAGAAGAAGAAGGAAATAGAGAGAACGAGAATGATTTGACAAAGGAGTTGAAGAGCAAGAGGAAGAGAACAAGAACATGCAAGACAAGTGAAGAAGTAGAAAGCCAACGAACGACTTATATCGCAGTAGTTAAAGGAACCGTATGAAGAAAATGAACGAGCATCTTCGTGTCCTCAGGTCTCTTATGCCTGGATCCTACGTTCAAAGGGCATCATAATAACGCATATACTTCTTTTTGTATTCATATATCTTAAAACATTTTTTAATATGCATGTATATAACATGGATATCAAGCTTTGATCATAGGTGGAGCGATAGAGTTTGTGAGAGAGTTGTAGCAACTTCTACATTGCCTAGAGTCACAAAAACGTCAGATAATCCTCGGAGAAACCAGTAATAAGCAAATTGGGAACATGACCACGACAATGAATTCTTCTTCACCAATAACTTCAGTAGCTAACCCACAAATTATTATTATTATTTTTTTTTTGATTAACCTGGGGTATCCCAGGCCCATGGAGAGGCCCAGACTAATCCCCAAGGGGGAGGTGCAGTCCACGGATAGACCCTCTCTCCGGGCATTCAAATGGGCCCTAAAGCATAGGCCCATATTCGTGTTACGTGACCAGGATAATTGTGACTTAGTTTCGCGCGGCGGGTGGATCGAACCTGAAACGTGTTGGCGTCTCAGTCCCGTCTCCTTACCACTCGACCACAATCACCCGATCAGACCCACAAATTATTACTGGAATGTAACTGTACTAGAGGGTGGAGGAGGAGGGCTCCGGGAAGAAACAGCAGAGAACAAGTTGTGCTTGGCTGATGTGGAGGTGGAGCTGCTGGGTATGATGCCATGATCAAGAAGAAGACCAAGATAACTGAGTAAGGCTATTGCTGCGGATCTTCACGATGCATGATTAACATTTTCCATGATTTTTAGTTTGCTAAGCTCTGCTTCAAATTTTTCCGTTTCAATAATTATAGAGAAATTACCTAGAATGACTCAAATCATACACGTAATTACTAGACTAACTCATAAACTTTTGTAATTATTAGACTAAAGCACAGAGCAACCGAAAATACCAAAAAACCAGTCTCTCTTTCATTTTTCACGAGATTGCCATAGGAAATTATTAGTAGGAAAATGTTTATTTTTTTTATAAAGAAAAACAAAACCTTTTGATCGAGACTGGAGAAAGTCGTCTCCTTCGTTTGCGACAACACCAAATCGGACACCTCTCTTTCACTTCCGCCTCCGACATCTTCTTCTCTGCCAAAGCCTCCTTCCATTTCGTCACCTCCACCTGAATCGCCGTCGTCTCTGTAAGACAAGAGGAACCCTGAATCCGATTTCACCTCTGTCTCCGCCTTTAAATCGAAGAGACGAAACAATTGCTCGTTTTCAACCAAGAGTGATTTCAAGGTAAAATCCCGTGTCTTTCTTTAACCCTCAATCGATTTTCAGAACTTTAACCCTCAATCGATTTTTAGGGATTGTGTTCTGTTAATGAAAGTATCGTGCTTTGAATGAGTAAAACTACATATTTGAATTGGTCGGTAACAAGT
Proteins encoded in this window:
- the LOC106338116 gene encoding 40S ribosomal protein S3-2-like is translated as MVLQSDNANTGTKLGLAGLGYSLMDMACYGVLRFFMESGAKGCEVIVNGKLRAARAKSMKFKDGYMVSSGQPTKEYTDSAVRHVLLRHSVLGIKVKAMLDWDPKGVLGPKTPLPDVVIIHAPKEEDVSSAPAQVAAPAALLPEAPLTAVDYPEMIPVA